A stretch of DNA from Longimicrobium sp.:
ATGAGGTCCATCTGCCGCCGCCAGAACCGGGGCGACGCACCCGAAACATGGGGTGTTACCAGCACGTTGGGAAGGTGCCACAGCGGCGACGATTCGGGCAGCGGCTCGCGGGCGAACACGTCCAGCCCGGCCCCTCGCAACCATCCGCCGCGCAGCGCATCCACCAGCGCCTCTTCGTCCAGCACCCCG
This window harbors:
- a CDS encoding NAD(P)-dependent oxidoreductase → GVLDEEALVDALRGGWLRGAGLDVFAREPLPESSPLWHLPNVLVTPHVSGASPRFWRRQMDLIVENLRRYQRGETLRNTVDKRAGY